A genomic segment from Nocardiopsis sp. Huas11 encodes:
- a CDS encoding MarR family winged helix-turn-helix transcriptional regulator, which translates to MSVDGAQLWTLNQRLLGVVMDACTGELAELGLETKEFFVLAEVEASPYPAEIATALLLPKTSVTVYVRNLVAKGFVRREIDDADLRRHRLVLTAEGTEARDRALAALAAEYDRRLARITPRDRTELQRILQEMLSPA; encoded by the coding sequence ATGTCAGTTGACGGGGCGCAGCTGTGGACGCTGAACCAGCGGCTGCTGGGCGTTGTGATGGATGCCTGCACGGGGGAGCTGGCCGAGCTCGGGTTGGAGACGAAGGAGTTTTTCGTCCTGGCCGAGGTGGAGGCATCGCCGTACCCGGCCGAGATCGCGACGGCACTGCTGCTCCCCAAAACGAGCGTGACGGTTTACGTCCGCAACCTCGTCGCCAAGGGGTTCGTCCGGCGCGAGATCGACGACGCGGACCTGCGGCGTCACCGGCTCGTACTAACCGCTGAGGGCACAGAGGCACGGGATCGTGCACTTGCAGCCCTCGCGGCGGAGTACGACCGCAGACTGGCGAGGATCACTCCGCGGGACCGCACCGAGCTGCAGCGTATCCTTCAGGAGATGCTCTCGCCCGCATGA
- a CDS encoding alpha/beta hydrolase produces the protein MLKHLTIPRGPINLAADLHLPDNADSSAPLRAVVLSTPGSSVKEQIGANYASRLAARGIAALVLDPAHQGQSEGEPRDLEDPYRRGEDISYAIDVLTTTPGIDPQRIGVLGICAGGGYTVHTARTDHRIKAVGTVVPVNIGAAFRSFSPDGPAAALDALADARTEEARSGETTRVNWLPVTLEDATTAGLTDIDTTQAVTYYRTERGGNEYSTNRRLLRSDSLLLGYDAFHLADRLMTQPLQVILAGRIGNTGSYDTGMQLWKLAPNPVDLMVIDGAGHYEMYDEPEYVDAAVERLTSFYANNL, from the coding sequence ATGCTTAAGCACCTCACGATCCCGCGCGGTCCCATCAACCTCGCCGCGGACCTCCACCTGCCCGACAACGCCGACAGCAGCGCACCGCTGCGCGCCGTGGTGCTCTCCACCCCGGGCAGCAGCGTGAAGGAGCAGATCGGCGCCAATTACGCCTCCCGTCTCGCCGCCCGCGGCATCGCGGCGCTCGTCCTCGACCCCGCCCATCAGGGTCAGAGCGAGGGCGAGCCCCGCGACCTCGAAGACCCCTACCGCCGAGGTGAGGACATCTCCTACGCCATCGACGTGCTCACCACGACCCCCGGCATCGACCCGCAGCGCATCGGCGTCCTCGGCATCTGCGCCGGTGGCGGCTACACCGTGCACACCGCTCGCACGGACCACCGCATCAAGGCGGTCGGCACGGTCGTCCCCGTCAACATCGGCGCTGCGTTCCGCAGCTTCTCCCCCGACGGTCCGGCCGCAGCACTCGACGCCCTCGCGGACGCACGGACCGAAGAGGCCCGCTCCGGCGAGACGACCCGCGTGAACTGGCTGCCCGTCACCCTGGAGGACGCCACAACAGCGGGCCTGACCGACATCGACACCACTCAAGCCGTCACCTACTACCGCACCGAGCGCGGCGGTAACGAATACTCCACGAACCGGCGCCTCTTGCGCAGCGACTCCCTCCTGCTGGGCTACGACGCGTTCCACCTGGCCGATCGGCTCATGACCCAGCCACTCCAGGTCATCCTCGCCGGACGCATCGGCAACACCGGCTCCTACGACACCGGCATGCAGCTGTGGAAGCTGGCCCCCAACCCCGTCGACCTCATGGTGATCGACGGCGCCGGCCACTACGAGATGTACGACGAACCCGAATACGTCGACGCTGCCGTCGAACGACTCACCAGCTTCTATGCGAACAACCTGTAA
- a CDS encoding IS630 family transposase: MAELVHVRRLTDQEGQKLQQIVRRGRGSTNSVRFRRAMMLLASAGGNRVPVIAKLVQANEDTVRDVIHRFNEIGLARLDHRWTGGRSRLLSDDDEDFVIQTATARPSKLGQPFTRWSIRKLAAYLRRVHGRVIRIGREALRCLLARRGVTFQRTKTWKESPDLKRDAKLDRIEEVLERFPDRVFAFDEFGPLGIRPTAGSCWAEQGRPERHPATYHRTHGVRYFHGCYSIGDDTLWGVNRRRKGAANTLAALKSIRTARPDGAPIYVILDNLSAHKRSDIRRWAKKNKVELCFTPTYASWANPIEAHFGPLRQFTIANSHYPNHTVQTRVLHAYLRWRNASARHRDVLAAERKERARVRSEKGIRWGRRPLATAG; encoded by the coding sequence GTGGCTGAGCTTGTCCATGTGCGCAGGTTGACCGACCAGGAGGGGCAGAAGCTGCAGCAGATCGTGCGCCGGGGCAGGGGCAGCACCAATTCGGTGCGGTTCCGGCGCGCGATGATGCTGCTGGCCTCGGCCGGCGGAAACCGGGTGCCGGTGATCGCGAAGCTGGTGCAGGCCAACGAGGACACCGTCCGCGACGTGATCCACCGGTTCAATGAGATCGGCCTGGCCCGCTTGGACCATCGGTGGACGGGAGGCCGTTCCCGCCTGCTCAGCGATGACGACGAGGACTTCGTCATCCAGACGGCCACCGCCCGCCCGAGCAAGCTCGGTCAGCCCTTCACCCGCTGGTCCATCCGCAAGCTCGCCGCCTACCTGCGGAGAGTGCACGGCCGTGTCATCCGGATCGGCCGCGAGGCGTTACGGTGCCTGCTCGCCCGCCGCGGTGTCACCTTTCAGCGGACCAAGACGTGGAAGGAGTCGCCTGACCTCAAGCGCGACGCCAAGCTGGACCGCATCGAGGAGGTGCTGGAGCGTTTCCCGGATCGTGTATTTGCGTTCGACGAGTTCGGGCCCCTGGGCATCCGGCCCACCGCCGGGTCGTGCTGGGCCGAGCAAGGCCGGCCCGAGCGGCATCCCGCGACTTACCACCGCACCCACGGGGTGCGGTACTTCCACGGTTGCTACTCGATCGGCGACGACACCCTCTGGGGCGTCAACCGCCGCAGGAAGGGTGCCGCGAACACCCTGGCTGCGCTGAAGTCGATCCGGACCGCCCGCCCGGACGGCGCCCCGATCTACGTGATCCTGGACAACCTGTCCGCCCACAAGCGCAGCGACATCCGCCGCTGGGCGAAGAAGAACAAGGTCGAGTTGTGCTTCACCCCGACCTACGCCTCGTGGGCCAACCCCATCGAGGCGCACTTCGGACCGCTTCGCCAGTTCACCATCGCGAACTCGCACTACCCCAACCACACTGTGCAGACACGGGTCCTGCACGCCTACCTCCGCTGGCGCAACGCCAGCGCCCGCCACCGCGATGTCCTGGCCGCCGAACGCAAGGAGCGCGCCCGCGTCCGCAGCGAGAAAGGGATCCGCTGGGGCAGACGCCCCCTCGCCACCGCAGGCTGA
- a CDS encoding GntR family transcriptional regulator: MADFIRVDPTSKVPPYEQIRTLVAIAAANGDLPVGYRLPTVRALASELSVAVNTVARAYRELEQAGVVETRGRSGTFVAATGDDQRAEALAAARAYAEVISRVGLDHDEAVEILRAALKG; the protein is encoded by the coding sequence ATGGCGGATTTCATCCGCGTGGATCCGACGTCGAAGGTACCGCCCTACGAGCAGATCAGGACGCTCGTGGCGATCGCGGCGGCCAACGGCGACCTGCCGGTCGGATACCGGTTGCCCACGGTTCGGGCACTGGCGAGCGAGCTGTCGGTGGCGGTGAACACCGTGGCCCGCGCCTACCGCGAACTGGAGCAGGCCGGGGTGGTCGAGACCCGCGGCCGTTCGGGCACGTTCGTGGCCGCCACCGGTGACGACCAGCGCGCCGAGGCCCTGGCGGCCGCCCGCGCCTACGCCGAGGTCATCTCGCGTGTGGGGCTCGACCACGACGAGGCCGTCGAGATCCTGCGCGCCGCGCTCAAGGGCTGA